One part of the [Pantoea] beijingensis genome encodes these proteins:
- a CDS encoding co-chaperone YbbN, producing MSPQASIIDINETNLHQTLEQSMTVPVLFYFWSERSQHCQQLTPLLERLAQDYAGQFILAKLDCDAEQAVAAQFGLRSIPTVYLFQNGQPVDGFQGPQPEEAVRALLEKVLPREEELKAQAAIAFMQEGKMIDALPLLKDAWQLSNQSSEIGFLLAEVLIALTRSDEAEAVLNVVPLQDQDTRYHGLLAQIDLLKQAANTPEIQQLQQQLENDPANSELAAKLALQLHQVGRNEEALELLMSHLKKDLNAADGQVRKMLQEILAALGTGDALAAKYRRQLYSLLY from the coding sequence ATGTCACCACAAGCTTCAATTATTGATATTAATGAAACCAACCTGCATCAGACGCTTGAACAGTCGATGACTGTTCCGGTGCTGTTCTATTTTTGGTCAGAGCGCAGCCAGCACTGCCAGCAGCTCACGCCGCTGCTCGAGCGTCTGGCGCAGGACTATGCCGGACAGTTTATTCTGGCTAAGCTTGACTGTGATGCAGAACAGGCCGTCGCGGCACAGTTTGGTCTGCGTTCCATTCCCACTGTTTATCTGTTTCAGAACGGTCAACCCGTTGATGGCTTTCAGGGCCCTCAGCCGGAAGAAGCGGTACGCGCCCTGCTGGAAAAAGTATTGCCACGCGAAGAAGAGTTAAAGGCGCAGGCTGCGATAGCATTCATGCAAGAAGGCAAAATGATCGATGCGTTGCCGCTGCTGAAAGATGCATGGCAGTTAAGCAATCAGTCCAGCGAGATCGGTTTTCTGCTTGCTGAAGTGCTGATTGCCCTTACCCGCAGCGATGAAGCCGAAGCCGTGCTCAATGTCGTTCCGCTACAGGATCAAGACACCCGCTATCATGGGCTGCTGGCGCAAATTGATTTACTGAAACAGGCAGCCAATACGCCTGAAATTCAGCAATTGCAGCAGCAACTGGAAAATGATCCAGCGAACAGTGAACTGGCCGCTAAACTCGCATTACAATTACATCAGGTTGGTCGCAATGAAGAAGCGTTGGAATTACTGATGAGCCACCTGAAGAAAGATTTAAATGCCGCTGATGGCCAGGTAAGAAAAATGCTGCAGGAAATTTTAGCAGCATTAGGGACTGGCGATGCGCTCGCTGCCAAATATCGCCGCCAGCTCTATTCATTGCTCTACTGA